The sequence TGTATGCTCCATAAAACAACTACAGTGTCATTGTTGTctttaaattatatgttaaCTACCAGCATGTTAGAGCTCACATGAGTTTGTATGTGTACAGGTGTTGATGTCCCATTGTCCTCATTGAAGAAGTACATCCCAACAACTTGGGACCAGTCACTAGTGGGTTCAAGCATTTGGGCAATATCAGACAGTAAATCTGGCATTTGGAGGGAAGCTGAACTTGAATCGTGGGATGATAAACTTGGAGTAGGGCAAGTTGTTTTCCGAGACGATGGAAGCTGTGCAAAGCTTGGGGTGGATGCAATTACATTATCTGAAAATGCCCAAGTGAGTGATGAAGAGGAGAGTGATTCCGGCTCAGAACAATTTGATTCTAGTGACTATGAAGATGAGGATTCACAGGGTTTAGGATTTCTTGAAAGCTCCACCCAACAAAGAGGCATCCAGAAAGAAACTATGATATTTGCAAAGTGGGAAAATCACACCAGGGGCATAGCTTCCAAGATGATGGCCAATATGGGTTATCGTGAAGGGATGGGTTTAGGAGTATCTGGGCAGGGAATGTTGGATCCCGTCACTGTGAAGGTCCTTCCACCGAAGCAATCTCTTGACCATGCTCTTGAGTCTCATGAAGGTGAAGAGACCAACAAGAAGCAAGAGAAGAAGCGGAGCAGAGGTGGAAAGAGAAAACGTGAGAAGAAGTTTGCAGCACTGGCTCGAGCAGCAAAAGAGGAGGAGGAATTGGAACCTGATGTCTTTAGTCTTATCAATAACCAACTTGCAATGCATCATGAAGCTTTAAGTGGTAGGTCAGCGAAGAAGCAGCAAGGTAAAGGTTCTGGGGAGGGGAACAAAGTAGATAGACGGGCTCTGGTTGCTTATGATGATGAGGTGAAGGACTTGAGGATGCGAGCTGAGAAGCTTGAAGAAATGGTTAATAGAAACAGAAAGGAAAAGGTAGTTTATGAAGCTGCCATGAGAAAGTTAAATGAAACTCGCAAAGCTTTAGCGGAGGCTGAGGCAACTCATGCATCTGCATCAAGTGCGGTTGTCAgccgagaaaaagagaagagatggctcaagttttagattttatattatatatgtagttGTGTAATTTATTTATACAGGATGAATCTAAACGgggaaaaattatttgtttttgttttgaagaaaaGCCTAAAGCTAGAATCTAGATTGATTTTTATGTGCATGAATTGTTGTAGATGAGTAATGATTATTTTTTGGCCTCATTATCTAGAATTCTAGGTTGAGAAATTATTTACCATGCCTGTTGTTTCTCCAACTCCAAATTATCTTAAAGTTAAGACAAAatgatttatattataatttctattattttttagctCAACCGGTAAAGTATTAATTTCTGgttacaccaaaaatcaattgggaTTTTGATTTAAAGATAAAGAGCAATCATAAAAAACAGAcgttataatttgaaattttctctaattttttttttttaattgaatgtgaattaaaaactaaattaaaattaaagtaaacTGTCATTATGACGAGTGGTTCAAGTTCAACTCAAAGTCTtcgcgaaaatgggtaattacccataaaaaacaaactatttagttagtagggtccgtttacaaactatatatatttttagcaactcgagcctcaaagactcgattttgggcccctaaatcgagcctttaaggctcgattttcatgggttgttcCTGTCTGATGTGACACTTTGTCCAGGTGGCGTTTAcattagagactcgatttccaacccaaaaataaaatattaatgaccCAAAATGCAACCCAAATGCAGAAacagcagaaaagaaaaagtagaaagaaagaaaaaagaaagaaagaaaaaagaaagaaagagaagatgaagaagaagaaggaagtgcgacctgggtttttttttttttttttttttttcttctctggtgcgacctgggtcgcgtgactgtttctggttttttttttttttttttttctctctctctctctttgatgaacgctttgttgtggttttcttttgcttgtggtttttttttttgttttcgttttaaatgtaaatcgagtcttagagactcgatttccatgtacaAACCACCTGGACAAAGTGCCACATCAGACAGGAAtaacccatgaaaatcgagtctgaTTTAAGGGCACAAAATCGAGTATTTGAGACTCGAGTTGctagaaatatatatagtttgtaaatggaccctactaactaaatagtttattttttatgggtaGTTACCCATTTTCGCCCAAAGTCTCCAAGGCCAAAGGTGCAGCAATGGGTCCCACAAATGATGGCATGGGTTTTACGCATACTCTTTAAATCGGTCCGCATTAACAGTTCCCGGCGCCAGTGACTTACTATTCAAACCAAAAAAGGCAAAAAGCCTTCCACACTCAACGGAAAAAACTCAGGAAACCTCCCCaagcaaaaataaacaaaaccttGACTTTCTTACTTCCTCTCCAAGAACTTTATCCCCATAACGGTCAAAACAACTACtttctatataaatataaataaaacccttcactctctctctctctctctctaccttagggtttttgattttttttctttctctctttgaaatCTATGGGCGAAGAAGCAAAAGCAATGGATACGCCACCAACGATTGGGGCATCGGTGATTCCAATCATGAACAAGCTCCAGGACATTCTGGCTCCGGTGGGGGCCGAGCTTTCGAAGATTTCGCTTCCACAGGTGGCGGTGGTCGGCAGCCAGAGCAGCGGCAAGTCGAGCGTGCTCGAGGCGTTGGTCGGCCGCGACTTCCTCCCTCGCGGCTGCGACATTTGCACGCGGAGGCCGCTCGTCTTGATGCTCGAGAATCGTCCTCGGAATGCGGctgacgacgacgacgacggtGCCGAGTGGGGCGAGTTCCGCCACTTGCCTGGCAGGCGCTTCTACGATTTCTCCAAGATTCGCCGCGAAATCCAGGTGCTTAGATTTATTGCTTTGATTCAACTTTCGTATTGAAATTCTTTGTGCTATTGAGAGATTCATTGAGTTGCAAGCATTAGTGGAATTAACATAACAAATTCAAATGGTGTTTGTTGAGTCTGAGTCTGAGTCTGAGTCTGAGCTTTTGTGTTTGGGGGTAGTGCAGGCTGAGACGGAAAGAGAAGCGGGGCAGAACAGAGGGGTTTCAGATAGACAAATTAGCTTAAGAATTTCATCTCCAAATGTGCTTAATATGACCTTAGTTGATCTACCTGGTGTTACTAAAGTTCCGGTGGGAGATCAACCCACTGACATAGAAGCGAGGATTAGGAAAATGATAATGGCACATATCAGGCAGGAAAACTGTATTATTTTGGCTGTTACTCCGGCCAATTCTGATTTGGCAACTTCGGACGCACTTCAGATGGCTAGAGAAGCTGATCCCACTGGTACCAACATggctttatcaattttttgaaatttggttttACTTGTTATATTGAATACACTTGGTTCTAGTGTTTGATACTTAATGTTGTGGAACACTGACATAAATGTATCAACAGGTTCTAGGACAATTGGTGTAATCACTaaggtttgtgtttttttattattatttttttagcatccttgttaaattgttaatatgCTTGAATAACGGTATAATGTGGTACTCCTGTGCTGTTTGTAGCTTGATATAATGGACAGGGGTACTGATGCCCGAAACTTTCTGCTTGGAAAAGTTGTTCCACTTCGTCTCGGTTATGTTGGTGTTGTGAATCGCAGTCAGGAGGTGTAGATTCTTTTAAACTTATTTTGCAACGTCCATACCTTTTTATTTACACCATAACTACCTGTATGGTTGTTGAAATTGCtcatcaaaaagaaaacaa is a genomic window of Quercus lobata isolate SW786 chromosome 2, ValleyOak3.0 Primary Assembly, whole genome shotgun sequence containing:
- the LOC115974798 gene encoding zinc finger CCCH domain-containing protein 22; the protein is MGSEEERVLENQLEIQLQEQRDSLAAIKEALASDPANPELLTVYEELVQVIKDAEEGLFHLKRARLLREADSVLNGCYHKPEDVKVEPLDPADVEPEPLEEQGYVVGSKCRFRHSDGRWYNGQIVELDDSDSAKISFLTPISENMLMCKFFLQQRCRFGTNCRLSHGVDVPLSSLKKYIPTTWDQSLVGSSIWAISDSKSGIWREAELESWDDKLGVGQVVFRDDGSCAKLGVDAITLSENAQVSDEEESDSGSEQFDSSDYEDEDSQGLGFLESSTQQRGIQKETMIFAKWENHTRGIASKMMANMGYREGMGLGVSGQGMLDPVTVKVLPPKQSLDHALESHEGEETNKKQEKKRSRGGKRKREKKFAALARAAKEEEELEPDVFSLINNQLAMHHEALSGRSAKKQQGKGSGEGNKVDRRALVAYDDEVKDLRMRAEKLEEMVNRNRKEKVVYEAAMRKLNETRKALAEAEATHASASSAVVSREKEKRWLKF